The region GTTGCGGTAGCTGGCATCATTGCCTACCAGCATATCCAGGTCGCCATCGCCGTCCAGGTCAGCAAAGGCCGGATAAGCTCCCTCGCTCAGGTCGATCATCTGGCTCTGCAGAAAACCATCCTGCACAAACGCAAATGCCGGCTTATCAGCGGCGCCTGTGTTGCGGTAGAGCCAGGTGGAGCGCTGAAAATCCATGTCCCGTATCTCCTCAAAGGCTTGGGTCGTAACCAGAAGGTCGGGCACGCCATCAAAGGTGACATCCTCGTAAAAAGCAGCCGGGAAGAGGTCAAAACTTACCGGGTTTGCGGCAGGAAAGTCTGGCAGAAATCCATCCATCAGCGCATTGTTCCGGTCGCCTTTGTTCTCCATCAGCACCAGGTTCTGGCAGGCCACGCCTCCCAGCACCAGCTCCATATCGCCATCCCCGTCCATATCGAGCAGCAGGTGAGTAGAGCCCTCGTGGCCCGAGTGCATGGGGGCCGCTATACTTTGCCCGTGGCTGCTCCCGCACTGCTCGCCAAACTTAAACTCGTTGCAGCCGTCGCACTCGGTAATGCCGCCCCACCAGCTGCTTTGCTGCTCATACACCAGCGACTCACAAGGCAGGCCCTGCTCTGCCTGCATGTTCAGGTACAGCTCCAGGTAGCTACCCTGCGAGAAATTGGAGAGGAGAATATCCAGGTCGCCGTCGCCGTCGATGTCGGTTAAGGCGGGGATGTCTGTGGCGTTCATCTGCATGTTCACGCGGCCGTTACGGTAGCGCAGCCCGTCCGTTACCTGCGTGAAGCGCAGCGGCTCACCGGGCTCCTGCCGGAACACACGTATCCCCAGCGGGGAGTTGGTGAACACATCCTTCAGCCCATCGCAGTTGTAATCGCGCAGCAGTACCCAGTAGGCCAACTCACTCGGAAAGACGCTCTCATACTCCGGCGCATAGGTATACTGCCACTGCCCCGCCTCCTGCACCGCCAGCCAGGTGTATACTTTGCCCGTGTGCCTGTCGAAGGCGAACAGGTCGTCCTGCCCGTCCTGGTTCAGGTCGATGGTAGAGAACTGCGGCGCGTTAAGGCCACCGCTCCAGGGTTCCGATAGCGTACCGGCAGGGGAGGTAACGGGTATACTTTGGCTCATCCGGAAGCGGAGCGGCTCCTGCTGCTGCGCCAAGGCTCCGGAGAGGGATAAAAGTATAAACAGAAGCGGTAGGTACACTTTCATAGTTTTGAGGTTGGCCGCCGGGTTGGGGCTGCAGGTTATGCTGATGAACGTAAGTCGGGCTGCTGTCGTTTTTGGCGAATTGGGTGTATATTGTGCCGCTATACTTTCAGCGCCCAAGCAACGTAAGTTAGGAGCATCAGACGCAAGCTAAATTTAAGCATTTCATGCAGAATACGATCGAGTTTCTATACCAAAAATACCTCGAGTGCCGCCACGTCAGCACCGACTCTCGCGCCGTTCAGGACCAAAGTATGTTTTTCGCCCTGAACGGGCCGAATTTCAAGGGGGCAAAATTTGCCGCTATGGCGCTGGAGAAGGGAGCCAAGTATGCCGTGGTGGATGACCCTAGTATGGCCTCGGAGCATGTATTTGTAGTGGAGGACACGCTGCAGGCGCTGCAGGACCTGGCGCGCCACCACCGCCGCCAGCTAAGTATACCGGTCATCGGTATTACGGGCTCCAACGGCAAAACCACCACCAAGGAGTTGATACACGCGGTACTGAGCCGGAAATTCAACACGCTTTATACGCAGGGCAACCTGAACAACCACATCGGCGTGCCGCTCACGCTGCTGCGCATCACCCCGGAGCACGAGATGGCGATTATTGAGATGGGAGCCAACCATATCGGCGAAATCGCCCTACTCTCCAGTATCGCTCTGCCCACACACGGCATGATCACCAACATCGGCAAGGCGCATTTGGAAGGATTCGGCAGCCTGGAGGGCGTGGCGCGCGGCAAGAGCGAGCTGTACGTGCACCTGCTGGAGCACGGCGGCACCGTGTTTGTGAACACCGGCAACGAGCACCTGATGCGCATGAGCCGCCGCATCGAAAGCAAAGTAACCTACCCTGCCCCCGACGATTTTTACCACAGCGAGCTGCTGGAGGCCTCACCTTACGTGGTGTATAAGGACGAGGAAGGCAACGTGGTGCATACGCAGCTGGTGGGCAGCTACAACTACGAGAACATGGCCGCTGCCGCCTGCATTGGCAAGTACTTTGGCGTGCCGCTGCAGCAAGCCAACGAGGCCATCGCCGCCTACAGCCCGGTAAACAACCGCTCGCAGGTGCTGCAGCAGGGCAGCAATACCATTATTCTGGACGCCTACAACGCCAACCCCACCTCTATGGCCGCCGCCGTGCGCAACTTTGGCAGTATGAATGCCCCACGCAAGGTAGTTATACTGGGGGATATGTTTGAGATGGGCCCTGAGAGCGAGGCCGAGCATAGAGCTTTAGGCGAAGTGGTAGCCCAGCAGCCTTTTGACACGGTTATACTTTGCGGCAAGGACATGCAGTATGCCGCCGGGGTAAACGAGAACTTTTTATACTTTGAAACCAAGCCGGAGCTGCAAACCTGGCTGCGCAAGAACCCCATTGCAGATAGTTATGTGCTGATCAAAGGCTCGCGGGGGATGGGGCTGGAGACGCTGGTGGAGGAGTTGAAGACCAGTGATTAGTAGGATCTAACTGATTTTGCCCGAGTCCGGATTAAGTGGCAGGGCGGTTTCATTCCCCACTTGCTGGCGCGGGTTTGCAACCCGCGCCTTGTTATGAGGATGGATTTGTAGTTCGACTGGGCCGGAGGCCCAAAATAGCCGGTCACGAGCGTGGACGCTCGCGCCATAACGAACGAGTTTACCAGAAGGAAACAGCCCTGAGA is a window of Pontibacter kalidii DNA encoding:
- a CDS encoding FG-GAP-like repeat-containing protein, which gives rise to MKVYLPLLFILLSLSGALAQQQEPLRFRMSQSIPVTSPAGTLSEPWSGGLNAPQFSTIDLNQDGQDDLFAFDRHTGKVYTWLAVQEAGQWQYTYAPEYESVFPSELAYWVLLRDYNCDGLKDVFTNSPLGIRVFRQEPGEPLRFTQVTDGLRYRNGRVNMQMNATDIPALTDIDGDGDLDILLSNFSQGSYLELYLNMQAEQGLPCESLVYEQQSSWWGGITECDGCNEFKFGEQCGSSHGQSIAAPMHSGHEGSTHLLLDMDGDGDMELVLGGVACQNLVLMENKGDRNNALMDGFLPDFPAANPVSFDLFPAAFYEDVTFDGVPDLLVTTQAFEEIRDMDFQRSTWLYRNTGAADKPAFAFVQDGFLQSQMIDLSEGAYPAFADLDGDGDLDMLVGNDASYRNSTYSGSLSFYRNTGSPTQPAFELVTDDFLKLHNRPYYSIKPLFADVDGDGNPDLILTLKGTSMGSSRIVWLRNLAATGQPSAYDFAQQQELLKIADGDTPAFTDLDNDGDLDLLLGKSASNLEFYRNTGTATAPVYTLENSSFGGIGYDFDRRYLHPFIYDIDGDNVPDLLTADDSGELRIYRNITQNLNATLTAEAELLENELTQQVQATRLGRGLSVAAAPLGGEDKVYLVLGSKGGGLYLLQQTSGNVATPDAGEKLTLTVYPNPHDRAAAEPVKVQASEPVQLEVYDVVGKRVYRSPHHKYSRTHTLSVQGLQAGIYIIRAVSERGGHTSVKLMVR
- a CDS encoding UDP-N-acetylmuramoyl-tripeptide--D-alanyl-D-alanine ligase; its protein translation is MQNTIEFLYQKYLECRHVSTDSRAVQDQSMFFALNGPNFKGAKFAAMALEKGAKYAVVDDPSMASEHVFVVEDTLQALQDLARHHRRQLSIPVIGITGSNGKTTTKELIHAVLSRKFNTLYTQGNLNNHIGVPLTLLRITPEHEMAIIEMGANHIGEIALLSSIALPTHGMITNIGKAHLEGFGSLEGVARGKSELYVHLLEHGGTVFVNTGNEHLMRMSRRIESKVTYPAPDDFYHSELLEASPYVVYKDEEGNVVHTQLVGSYNYENMAAAACIGKYFGVPLQQANEAIAAYSPVNNRSQVLQQGSNTIILDAYNANPTSMAAAVRNFGSMNAPRKVVILGDMFEMGPESEAEHRALGEVVAQQPFDTVILCGKDMQYAAGVNENFLYFETKPELQTWLRKNPIADSYVLIKGSRGMGLETLVEELKTSD